The Trichosurus vulpecula isolate mTriVul1 chromosome 3, mTriVul1.pri, whole genome shotgun sequence genome includes a window with the following:
- the LOC118844623 gene encoding notch-regulated ankyrin repeat-containing protein, which produces MSQAELSTCSAPQSQRIFQEAVRKGNTKELQSLLQNMTNCEFNVNSFGPEGQTALHQSVIDGNLELVKLLVKFGADIRLANRDGWSALHIAAFGGHQDIVLYLITKAKYSASGR; this is translated from the coding sequence ATGAGCCAGGCGGAGCTGTCCACCTGCTCGGCTCCGCAGAGCCAGCGAATCTTCCAGGAGGCGGTGCGCAAGGGAAACACGAAGGAGCTGCAGTCGCTGCTACAGAACATGACGAACTGCGAGTTCAACGTGAACTCTTTCGGGCCCGAGGGCCAGACGGCGCTGCACCAGTCGGTCATTGACGGTAACTTGGAGCTGGTGAAACTGCTGGTCAAGTTCGGCGCCGACATCCGCCTGGCCAATCGTGACGGCTGGAGCGCGCTGCACATCGCCGCCTTCGGGGGTCACCAGGACATCGTGTTATACCTCATCACCAAGGCCAAGTACTCGGCCAGTGGCCGGTGA